In Pseudomonas fluorescens, one genomic interval encodes:
- the zipA gene encoding cell division protein ZipA, with product MEIGLREWLIVIGIIVIAGILFDGWRRMRGGKGKLKFRLDRSLSNLPDEDTSAELLGPARVLDTHKEPQLDEHDLPSVSMPAREAREPRESGSKRGKRGSNGPAQGDLNLDLDLDGGPSFSSRDDDFVDDSKPAPAVADKDQPQAEEVLVISVICRDAAGFKGPALLQNILESGLRFGEMDIFHRHESMAGNGEVLFSMANAVKPGIFDLDDIDHFSTPAVSFFLGLPGPRHPKQAFDVMVAAARKLSQELNGELKDDQRSVLTAQTIEHYRQRIVEFERRALTQKR from the coding sequence ATGGAAATCGGTCTGCGCGAGTGGCTGATCGTCATCGGCATCATTGTGATAGCCGGTATTCTTTTCGATGGCTGGCGCCGTATGCGCGGCGGCAAGGGAAAACTGAAATTCCGTCTTGACCGAAGTTTGTCCAACTTGCCGGACGAGGACACCAGCGCCGAGCTGTTGGGCCCGGCCCGCGTCCTGGACACACATAAAGAGCCGCAACTGGACGAACACGATCTGCCGTCGGTGAGCATGCCGGCCCGCGAAGCACGCGAGCCTCGCGAGTCCGGTTCGAAACGTGGCAAGCGCGGCAGCAATGGTCCGGCCCAGGGCGACCTGAACCTCGACCTGGACCTGGACGGCGGCCCGAGCTTCAGCAGCCGTGATGATGACTTCGTCGACGACAGCAAGCCTGCGCCAGCGGTGGCCGACAAGGATCAGCCGCAAGCCGAAGAAGTCCTGGTGATCAGCGTGATCTGCCGCGACGCCGCCGGCTTCAAAGGCCCGGCCCTGCTGCAGAATATTCTGGAAAGCGGTCTGCGTTTTGGCGAGATGGATATTTTCCACCGTCACGAAAGCATGGCCGGCAACGGTGAAGTGCTGTTCTCCATGGCCAATGCGGTCAAGCCGGGCATCTTCGATCTGGACGACATCGACCATTTCAGCACCCCGGCGGTGAGCTTCTTCCTCGGCCTGCCTGGCCCGCGTCATCCGAAGCAGGCCTTCGACGTGATGGTGGCGGCAGCACGCAAGCTGTCCCAAGAGCTGAACGGCGAGCTGAAAGACGACCAGCGCAGTGTGCTGACCGCACAGACTATCGAGCACTACCGTCAGCGCATCGTCGAATTCGAACGCCGCGCCCTGACCCAGAAGCGCTAA
- the smc gene encoding chromosome segregation protein SMC, translating to MRLKCIKLAGFKSFVDPTTVNFPSNMAAVVGPNGCGKSNIIDAVRWVMGESSAKNLRGESMTDVIFNGSTSRKPVSQASIELVFDNSDGTLVGEYAAYAEISIRRKVTRDSQNSYFLNGAKCRRRDITDIFLGTGLGPRSYSIIEQGMISKLIEAKPEDLRNFIEEAAGISKYKERRRETENRIRRTHENLARLTDLREELERQLERLHRQAESAKKYQEYKNEERQLKAQLSALRWQDLNDQVGQRESIIGTQEVSFEALVAEQRNADAAIERLRDGHHELSERFNLVQGRFYSVGGDIARVEQSIQHGQQRLRQLQDDLKEAERARLETESHLGHDRTLLLTLGEELDMLTPEQEVTSAAAEEAAAALEEAELTMHGWQEQWDTFNLTAAEPRRQAEVQQSRIQQLETSMERLADRQKRLAEERDLLSADPEDAAIMALNEQLAESEATLEDLQTSEEAQVEKLEQLRQELQQALTAQQQAQGDLQRLNGRLASLEALQQAALDPGTGTAEWLKEHNLAERPRLAEGLKVEAGWELAVETVLGADLQAVLVDDFNGFDLSGFTQGDLRLLSPASDGVRVAGSLLDKVEGQIDLSPWLGQVKPVDSLEQALALRGQLSAGQSLISRDGYWVGRHFLRVRRASEAESGMLARGQEIETLQVEREEREATVEAMETRLQTLRAQQRQQENGREHLRRLLQDEARSQGELKAQLSAGKAKAEQLTLRRTRLDEELIELGEQRELEHEQIGEARMQLQEALDAMALDTEQRELLLAQRDSLRERLDRVRQEARQHKDHAHQLAVRLGSLRAQHDSTRQALERLEMQAERLTEKREQLSLNLEEGEAPLEELRLKLEELLDKRMTVDEELKTAQIALEDADRELREAEKRRTQAEQQSQLIRGQLEQQRMEWQALTVRRKALQDQLLEDGYDLNGVLATLTPEASERAAEEELERINARIQRLGAINLAAIDEYTQQSERKRYLDAQDADLVEALETLENVIRKIDKETRNRFKDTFDQINGGLQALFPKVFGGGSAYLELTGEDLLDTGVTIMARPPGKKNSTIHLLSGGEKALTALALVFAIFKLNPAPFCMLDEVDAPLDDANVGRYARLVKEMSQTVQFIYITHNKIAMEMADQLMGVTMHEPGCSRLVAVDVEEAMAMVDA from the coding sequence GTGCGGCTGAAGTGCATCAAACTGGCGGGGTTCAAGTCCTTCGTCGACCCGACCACGGTGAACTTCCCCAGTAACATGGCGGCGGTCGTCGGGCCGAACGGTTGCGGCAAGTCGAACATTATCGACGCCGTACGCTGGGTGATGGGCGAGAGTTCGGCGAAGAACCTGCGTGGCGAGTCAATGACCGACGTCATCTTCAATGGCTCGACCAGCCGCAAACCGGTGAGCCAGGCGAGCATCGAACTGGTGTTCGACAACTCCGACGGCACCCTGGTCGGCGAGTACGCGGCTTACGCCGAGATCTCCATTCGCCGCAAAGTCACCCGCGACAGCCAGAACAGCTATTTCCTCAACGGCGCCAAATGCCGCCGTCGCGACATCACCGACATCTTCCTCGGCACCGGCCTCGGCCCGCGCAGCTACTCGATCATCGAGCAGGGGATGATCTCCAAGCTGATCGAAGCCAAACCGGAAGACCTGCGCAACTTCATCGAAGAAGCGGCAGGCATCTCCAAGTACAAGGAGCGCCGGCGCGAGACCGAAAACCGCATCCGCCGCACCCACGAAAACCTTGCGCGTCTGACCGACCTGCGTGAAGAGCTTGAGCGTCAGCTCGAACGTTTGCACCGTCAGGCCGAGTCCGCCAAGAAGTATCAGGAATACAAAAACGAAGAGCGCCAGCTCAAGGCGCAACTGTCGGCCCTGCGCTGGCAGGATCTGAACGATCAGGTCGGCCAGCGCGAGTCGATCATCGGCACCCAGGAAGTCAGTTTCGAAGCGCTGGTCGCCGAGCAGCGCAATGCCGATGCGGCTATCGAGCGGCTGCGCGACGGGCACCATGAACTGTCCGAGCGCTTCAATCTGGTGCAGGGCCGCTTCTATTCGGTCGGCGGCGACATCGCCCGGGTCGAGCAGAGCATCCAGCACGGCCAGCAGCGCTTGCGCCAGTTGCAGGACGATCTGAAAGAAGCCGAGCGCGCGCGTCTGGAAACCGAATCGCACCTGGGCCACGACCGCACGCTGCTGCTGACCCTCGGCGAAGAGCTGGACATGCTCACCCCCGAGCAGGAAGTCACCAGCGCCGCTGCCGAAGAAGCCGCCGCTGCGCTGGAAGAAGCCGAGCTGACCATGCACGGCTGGCAAGAGCAGTGGGACACCTTCAACCTGACCGCCGCCGAACCACGGCGTCAGGCTGAGGTGCAGCAGTCACGGATCCAGCAGCTGGAAACCAGCATGGAGCGTCTTGCCGATCGGCAAAAGCGTCTCGCCGAAGAGCGCGATCTGCTTTCCGCCGACCCGGAAGACGCGGCGATCATGGCGCTCAACGAGCAGCTCGCCGAATCCGAGGCGACCCTCGAAGATTTGCAGACCAGCGAAGAAGCGCAGGTCGAAAAACTGGAACAACTGCGTCAGGAATTGCAGCAGGCACTGACCGCGCAGCAGCAGGCGCAGGGCGATTTGCAGCGCCTCAACGGGCGACTGGCGTCGCTGGAAGCCTTGCAGCAAGCCGCGCTCGACCCGGGCACCGGCACCGCCGAATGGCTGAAGGAACACAACCTCGCCGAACGGCCGCGTCTCGCCGAAGGCTTGAAGGTCGAGGCCGGTTGGGAGCTGGCGGTGGAAACCGTGCTCGGCGCCGATCTGCAAGCGGTGCTGGTGGACGACTTCAACGGCTTCGATCTGTCCGGTTTCACCCAAGGCGATCTGCGCCTGCTCAGCCCCGCCAGCGATGGTGTGCGAGTGGCGGGCAGCCTGCTGGATAAAGTCGAGGGGCAGATCGATCTGTCGCCGTGGCTCGGCCAGGTCAAACCGGTCGACAGCCTTGAACAGGCGTTGGCCCTGCGCGGCCAGTTGAGTGCCGGGCAGAGCCTGATCAGTCGCGACGGTTACTGGGTTGGTCGACACTTCCTGCGGGTGCGTCGCGCCAGTGAAGCCGAGAGCGGCATGCTTGCCCGTGGCCAGGAAATCGAGACGCTGCAGGTCGAACGCGAAGAGCGCGAAGCCACGGTCGAAGCCATGGAAACCCGTCTGCAAACCCTGCGGGCGCAACAGCGGCAGCAGGAAAACGGCCGCGAACACTTGCGCCGTTTGCTGCAGGACGAAGCCCGCTCCCAAGGTGAATTGAAAGCCCAGTTGTCCGCCGGTAAAGCCAAGGCTGAACAGCTGACGCTGCGCCGCACCCGACTCGATGAGGAGCTGATCGAACTCGGCGAGCAACGCGAACTGGAACACGAGCAGATCGGCGAAGCGCGCATGCAATTGCAGGAAGCGCTCGACGCCATGGCGCTGGATACCGAGCAGCGCGAGTTGCTGCTGGCTCAGCGTGACAGCCTGCGAGAACGCCTTGATCGCGTGCGCCAGGAAGCCCGCCAGCACAAGGATCACGCCCATCAACTGGCGGTGCGTCTCGGCTCGTTGCGCGCGCAGCACGATTCCACGCGTCAGGCGTTGGAACGTCTGGAGATGCAGGCCGAGCGCCTGACCGAAAAACGCGAACAGTTGAGTCTGAATCTGGAGGAGGGCGAGGCACCGCTGGAAGAGCTGCGCCTGAAACTCGAAGAGCTGCTCGACAAACGCATGACCGTCGACGAAGAACTGAAGACTGCGCAGATTGCGCTGGAAGACGCCGACCGCGAATTGCGCGAGGCGGAAAAGCGCCGGACCCAGGCCGAGCAGCAATCGCAACTGATCCGTGGCCAGCTCGAACAGCAGCGCATGGAATGGCAAGCGCTGACCGTGCGGCGCAAGGCGTTGCAGGATCAATTGCTCGAAGACGGCTACGATCTCAATGGCGTGCTCGCGACATTGACCCCCGAGGCCAGTGAACGCGCCGCCGAAGAAGAACTCGAACGGATCAATGCGCGGATTCAGCGCCTGGGTGCGATCAACCTCGCGGCCATCGACGAATACACGCAACAATCCGAGCGTAAACGTTATCTGGATGCGCAGGACGCCGATCTGGTCGAAGCTTTGGAGACCCTGGAAAACGTCATTCGCAAGATCGACAAGGAAACCCGTAACCGCTTCAAGGATACCTTTGATCAGATCAATGGCGGATTACAGGCGCTTTTCCCGAAAGTTTTCGGTGGTGGCAGCGCGTATTTGGAACTGACGGGCGAAGATCTACTCGATACAGGGGTGACGATCATGGCGCGGCCGCCAGGAAAGAAGAACAGCACCATCCATTTGCTCTCCGGCGGGGAAAAAGCCCTGACCGCGCTGGCACTGGTTTTTGCGATCTTCAAATTGAATCCGGCGCCGTTCTGCATGCTCGATGAAGTTGACGCGCCACTGGATGACGCTAACGTTGGACGCTACGCACGATTGGTTAAAGAGATGTCGCAGACCGTGCAGTTCATCTATATCACCCACAACAAGATCGCCATGGAAATGGCCGATCAACTGATGGGCGTGACGATGCACGAGCCGGGTTGTTCGCGACTGGTTGCAGTGGATGTCGAGGAGGCGATGGCGATGGTGGACGCCTGA